From Pseudomonas sp. AN-1:
AGTACAAGGCGGTGTTCGCCCACGAGACCGACAAGCGCACCCTGTCCGACGCGATGGAGGGTGCCGACGTGTTCGTCGGCCTGTCCGGGGCCAACCTGCTGCCGCCGGAAGACCTGGCGCGCATGGCGCCCAATCCGATCGTGTTCGCCTGCTCCAATCCGGATCCGGAGATCAAGCCGGAGCTGGCCCGCGAGGTGCGCCCGGACGTGATCATGGCCACCGGCCGTTCCGACTACCCGAACCAGGTCAACAACGTCCTCGGCTTCCCGTTCATCTTCCGTGGTGCCCTCGACGTGCGCGCCACCCGCATCAACGAAGAGATGAAGATCGCCGCGGTCAACGCCATCCGCGAGCTGGCCAAGCTGCCGGTGCCGCAGGAAGTGTGTGCAGCCTACGGTGTCGACTGCCTGGAGTTCGGTCGCGAGTACATCATTCCCAAGCCGATGGATCAGCGCCTGATCCAACTGGTGCCGGATGCGGTGGCCAAGGCGGCCATCGAGACCGGCGTGGCGCGCCTGGGCTATCCGGCGCACTATCCGCTGAAGTCGGTGGATGACGTGTTCGGCGCCTGATCGATCGGCAAGCCAGAAAAAAACCCGCCATTCGGCGGGTTTTTTCATGTCCGGGCGGGTCAGAACAGGTCGATGGGTACTGCAGCCGGCTCGCTGCCGAACTGGTCCCGGAAGCCGTCGCTGCTGACTTCCTGCGCCGGCTGCGGCGGTGCGTCCTTGTTGAACAGCTCGAAGAAGGCGCCGCTGGCCCCGGCGGCGGCGGCGCGACCGGTGGTCGGGTCGATGCGCAGGCGCAGCAGGCCCTCCGGTTCCGGCGGCAGGTGCATCGGGCGGTCCTTGAGGGCAACGTCCATGTAGCGGATCCAGATCGGCAGGGCCACGGTGCCGCCGTATTCGTGTCGGCCGAGGCTCTGCGGCTGGTCGAAGCCGGCCCAGGCGGTGGTGACGAAGTCGCCGTTGTAGCCGGCGAACCAGGAGTCCTTCTGCTCGTTGGTGGTGCCGGTCTTGCCAGCCAGGTCGCTGCGCCCCAGGCTCAGGGCGCGACGGCCGGTACCGCGATTGATCACGTCCTGCAGCATGCTGGTCATGATGTAGGCGGTGCGTGCATCGATCGCCCGCTGGGCCTGCTGGGCGGGCGCCGCCTGCGGGCTGCCGGTGGTGGGCGCAGCGTCGCTGGCCATCACCGGCGCCGGCTCCTGCGCGCCCGGTACCCGCGGCGGGTTGGCCTGGTACAGGGTCTTGCCGTCGCGGTCGTCGATGCGGGTGATCAGGTAGGGCTGCACCCGGTAGCCGCCATTGGCGAATACCGCGTAGCCGGTGGTCACCTCGAGGGGAGTGAGGTTGGCGGTGCCGAGGGCCAGGGAGAAGTTGCGCGGCAACTCCTCCGGGGGCAGGCCGAAGCGCTTGCCGTAGTCGAGGGCGTAGTCGATGCCGATCTCCTGCAGCAGGCGGATCGATACCAGGTTGCGCGACCTGAACAGGGCCTCGCGCATGCGGATCGGGCCGAGGAAGGTATTGTTGTCGTTCTTCGGACGCCAGACTTCGCCGCTGTAGGGGTCGACGAACTCGATGGGGGCGTCGTTGATCAGGCTGGCGGCGGTGAAACCCTTGTCCAGGGCGGCGCTGTAGACGAACGGCTTGAAGCTCGAGCCGGGCTGACGCTTGGCCTGGGTGGCGCGGTTGTAGTTGCTCTGCTCGAAGGCGAAGCCGCCGATCAGGGCGCGGATCGCACCATCGGCCGGGTCCAGGGAGACCAGCGCGCCCTGGGCCTGCGGCAGCTGGGCGAAGCGCAGGCTGCCGTCGGCCTGGCGCTGCACGCGGATCAGGTCGCCTTTCTGCACCACGTCGGCCGGTTTGCTCGGCTGGCGGCCCAGGCTATTGTTGCCGAGGCGCGGGCGTGCCCAGCGCATGGTGTCCCAGGCCACGGCTTCCTCGCTGCCGCCGCGGGTCAGGATGCGGATGCCGTCGCTGTCGATGGCGCTGACGATCGCCGGCTCCAGGCCGCCGAGAGTGCGCTGTTCGGCCAGCCTGCCCAGCCAGCCTGTCGCGTCGAGCTGTGGCAGGCGTTGCTCCGGGCCGCGGTAGCCGTGACGCTGGTCGTACTCGATCAGGCCGTCGCGCAGGGCCTGGTTGGCCGCGCTCTGCAGTCTGCTGCTGACGGTGGTGTGGACACGATAGCCTTCGGTATAGGCGTCGCTGCCGAAGCGACCGATGATTTCCGCGCGGGCCATCTCCGCCACGTAAGGGGCCTCCAGCTCCGGCGGGCTGGCAGCCTGCTGGCGCACTTCGACGGGTTCGGCCAGTGCGCTCTGATAGCGCTGCAGGTCGATCTTGCCCAGCTCGTGCATGCGCGAGAGGATCCAGTCGCGGCGGATCTTGGCGCGCTCGGGGTTGACCACCGGGTTGTAGCGCGAGGGAGCCTTGGGCAGGCCGGCGATCATCGCCAGCTGGGCCAGCGACAGCTCGCCGATCGGCTTGCCGTAGTAGATCTGTGCCGCCGCCTCGATGCCGTAGGCGCGGTTGCCAAGATAGATCTTGTTGACGTAGAGCTCGAGGATCTCGTTCTTGCCGAGCGCCCGCTCGATCTGCAGGGCCAGGAGTATCTCGTTGATTTTCCTCGAGAAACTTCTCTCGTTGGAGAGGAAGAAGTTCTTCGCCACCTGCATGGTGATGGTGCTGCCGCCGGTCTGGATCTGCCCGCTCTTCAGCAATTGCGCCGCGGCACGCATCAGGCTCTTGACGTCGATGCCATGATGGCGGGCGAAATTGTCATCCTCTGCCGCCAGCAGGGCATCGATGAAGTCCTGGGGGATGTCGGCGAAGGCGATGGGGCTGCGGCGCATCTCGCCGAATTCGGCGATCAGCTTGGCGTCGGCGCTGTAGACCCGCAGCGGTACCTGCATGCGCACGTTGCGCAGCGTTTCGACGGAGGGCAGGCCCGGGCTGAGATAGAGGAAGGTGCCGCTGAAGCCGAGCAGCAATGCGCTGAGCAGGGCGACACAGGTCCACGACAGAAGCTTCAACAGACGCATTGGGAATCTGGCTTGTCCGGGGGGAAAGGCGGTGACTGGGCGGCAGGGAAAAGGCAAAAGCTGTTCACATTATAAGTGTTTTTTCCCCGAGGTAGCCATTTACCCCTCTGTCAAGTGGGGGTGTTTAATGCTGAAATACGCGAACCGTCCGTAACCATCGGATGCTGATAGGAAATTGGCCGTGCTAGGGCTCTTCAACAAGACCGCGAATACGCTATTGGGGATCGACATCAGCTCCACCTCGGTAAAGCTGCTGGAGCTGAGCCGCTCGGGGGGGCGCTACAAGGTTGAGGCCTACGCGGTCGAGCCGTTGCCGCCGAATGCCGTCGTCGAGAAGAACATCGCCGAGATCGAGGGTGTCGGTCAGGCGCTGAGCCGCGTGCTGGTCAAGGCCCGCACCGGGGTCAAGAACGCGGCCGTGGCCGTGGCTGGCTCGGCGGTGATCACCAAGAGCATCGAGATGGACGCCGGGCTGTCCGAGGACGAGCTGGAGAACCAGCTGAAGATCGAGGCCGACCAGTACATCCCCTATCCCCTCGAGGAGGTGGCCATCGACTTCGAGGTCCAGGGCCCGGCGCCACGCAACCCCGAGCGGGTCGAGGTGCTGCTGGCGGCCTGCCGCCGGGAGAACGTCGAGGTGCGCGAGGCCGCCCTGGCTCTCGCCGGCCTGACCCCTCGGGTAGTCGATGTCGAGGCCTATGCGCTGGAGCGCGCCTACTCGCTGCTCGAGCCGCGCCTGGCGGGCGAGCGCGACGAGCTGACCGTGGCGGTGGTGGACGTCGGTGCGACCATGACCACCCTCAGCGTGCTGCACAACGGCAAGACCATCTACATTCGTGAGCAGCTGTTCGGCGGCAAGCAGCTGACCGAGGAGATCCAGCGCCGCTACGGGCTGTCCTTCGAGGAGGCCGGTCTGGCCAAGAAACAGGGTGGCCTGCCGGACGACTACGACAGCGAAGTGCTGCTGCCCTTCAAGGAGGCCGTGGTGCAGCAGGTGTCGCGCTCGCTGCAGTTCTTCTTCGCCGCCGGCCAGTACAGCGACGTCGACTGCATCCTGCTGGCCGGCGGTACGGCGTCCCTGCCGGATCTCGACCGGTTGATCCAGCAGAAGATCGGCACCCCCTGCGTGGTGGCCAACCCCTTCGCCGACATGGCGCTGGGCAGCAAGGTGAATGCCGCGGCGCTGGCCAGCGATGCGCCGGCGCTGATGATCGCCTGCGGCCTGGCGATGAGGAGTTTCGACTGATGGCCAGAATCAACCTTCTTCCCTGGCGCGAGCAGCGCCGCGAGGAGCGCAAGCAGCGTTTCCTGGTGGCGCTCGGAGCTGTGCTGGTGGGTGGTGCTGCGCTGGTGTTCGCCGGCGACCGCTACCTGAACATGGCCATCGAGCAGCAGAACGCACGCAACGACTTCGTGCGCAAGGAAATCGCCGTGCTGGATGGGCGGATCAAGGAGATCAGCGAGTTGCGGCAGCGCCGTCAGCAGTTGCTGGAGCGGATGAAGATCATCCAGGACCTGCAGGGCAATCGGCCCATCATCGGCCGGATCTTCGATCAACTGGTGCGTACCCTGCCCGATGGCGTGCACTTCACCGAACTGAAGATGACCGGCAAGAACATCGCCATCGGCGGCGCCGCCGAGTCCAACAATCGCGTGTCCACCCTGATGCGCAACCTGGATGCCTCCGAGTGGCTGGAGGCGCCCAACCTGACCGAGGTCAAGGCGGTGACCGCCGGTGCCGTGGACCAGGCCAACGTGTTCCAGCTGAGCGTGCAGCAGACCCAGCCCGAGAATGTTGACAAGTCCGTCGCCCAGCAAGGAGGTGCCAAGCAATGAGTCTGGCCGAATCCCTGGAAAGTCTGCGCAAGGTCAACCTCAACGAACTCGATGTCAACAACCTGGGTTCCTGGCCGGGCCCGGTCAAGGTCATCGCCGGCATCCTGCTGTTCGTGGCGGTACTGGCGCTGGGCTACAACTTCCATCTCATGGATCTGCAGACGCAGCTCGACCAGCAGCGCAGCGAGGAGGAAACTCTCAAGCAGCAGTTCGCCACCAAGGCCTTCCAGGCCGCCAACCTGGATGCCTACCGCCAGCAGATGGTGGAGATGGAGCAGTCCTTCGGCGCCCTGCTGCGGCAGCTGCCCAGCGATACCGAGGTGCCCGGCCTGCTCGAGGACATCACCCGCACCGGCCTTGGCAGCGGTCTGGAGTTCGAGGAGATCAAGCTGCTGCCGGAAGTCACCCAGCAGTTCTACATCGAGTTGCCGATCCAGATCCGCGTGGTCGGCGGCTACCACGACCTGGCCACCTTCGTCAGTGGCGCCGCCAGTCTGCCGCGGATCGTCACCCTGCACGATTTCGAGATCAAGCCGCGGGGCGAGGTGGGCGACGCGAAGCTGGCGATGAGCATCCTGGCCAAGACCTACCGTTACAACGACAAGGGGCTGAAATGATGAACGGCTCCCGCCTGATTATCGGCAGCCTGCTGCTGCTCAGCCTCACCGCCTGCGACTCCGCGGGAGACTTCGCCGACCTGCAGGCCTACATGAACGAGGTGCGCGCGCGCCCCAAGGGGGAAATCGAGCCGCTGCCCAAGTTCCAGCCCTACGAGGCCTTCACCTACAGCGCGGCGGCGATGCGCAGTCCGTTCCAGCCGCCAGTCAGGGTCGACCTGCAGAAGCGGCAGAAGGGCTCGGCGGAAATCAAGCCCGACGAGACGCGGCCCAAGCAGTTCCTTGAGGGCTTCAACATCGAGATGTTCCAGATGGTCGGCCTGCTGGCCAATGGCAACGGCCGCTTCGCCCTGGTCAACGGTGCCGGTGGAGTGCACCGGGTCAAGGTCGGCGACTACCTGGGGCGCAACCACGGCCGCATCGTAACGATCGCCGACGACCGCATCGAGG
This genomic window contains:
- a CDS encoding penicillin-binding protein 1A, translated to MRLLKLLSWTCVALLSALLLGFSGTFLYLSPGLPSVETLRNVRMQVPLRVYSADAKLIAEFGEMRRSPIAFADIPQDFIDALLAAEDDNFARHHGIDVKSLMRAAAQLLKSGQIQTGGSTITMQVAKNFFLSNERSFSRKINEILLALQIERALGKNEILELYVNKIYLGNRAYGIEAAAQIYYGKPIGELSLAQLAMIAGLPKAPSRYNPVVNPERAKIRRDWILSRMHELGKIDLQRYQSALAEPVEVRQQAASPPELEAPYVAEMARAEIIGRFGSDAYTEGYRVHTTVSSRLQSAANQALRDGLIEYDQRHGYRGPEQRLPQLDATGWLGRLAEQRTLGGLEPAIVSAIDSDGIRILTRGGSEEAVAWDTMRWARPRLGNNSLGRQPSKPADVVQKGDLIRVQRQADGSLRFAQLPQAQGALVSLDPADGAIRALIGGFAFEQSNYNRATQAKRQPGSSFKPFVYSAALDKGFTAASLINDAPIEFVDPYSGEVWRPKNDNNTFLGPIRMREALFRSRNLVSIRLLQEIGIDYALDYGKRFGLPPEELPRNFSLALGTANLTPLEVTTGYAVFANGGYRVQPYLITRIDDRDGKTLYQANPPRVPGAQEPAPVMASDAAPTTGSPQAAPAQQAQRAIDARTAYIMTSMLQDVINRGTGRRALSLGRSDLAGKTGTTNEQKDSWFAGYNGDFVTTAWAGFDQPQSLGRHEYGGTVALPIWIRYMDVALKDRPMHLPPEPEGLLRLRIDPTTGRAAAAGASGAFFELFNKDAPPQPAQEVSSDGFRDQFGSEPAAVPIDLF
- a CDS encoding pilus assembly protein PilM: MLGLFNKTANTLLGIDISSTSVKLLELSRSGGRYKVEAYAVEPLPPNAVVEKNIAEIEGVGQALSRVLVKARTGVKNAAVAVAGSAVITKSIEMDAGLSEDELENQLKIEADQYIPYPLEEVAIDFEVQGPAPRNPERVEVLLAACRRENVEVREAALALAGLTPRVVDVEAYALERAYSLLEPRLAGERDELTVAVVDVGATMTTLSVLHNGKTIYIREQLFGGKQLTEEIQRRYGLSFEEAGLAKKQGGLPDDYDSEVLLPFKEAVVQQVSRSLQFFFAAGQYSDVDCILLAGGTASLPDLDRLIQQKIGTPCVVANPFADMALGSKVNAAALASDAPALMIACGLAMRSFD
- a CDS encoding PilN domain-containing protein, whose translation is MARINLLPWREQRREERKQRFLVALGAVLVGGAALVFAGDRYLNMAIEQQNARNDFVRKEIAVLDGRIKEISELRQRRQQLLERMKIIQDLQGNRPIIGRIFDQLVRTLPDGVHFTELKMTGKNIAIGGAAESNNRVSTLMRNLDASEWLEAPNLTEVKAVTAGAVDQANVFQLSVQQTQPENVDKSVAQQGGAKQ
- the pilO gene encoding type 4a pilus biogenesis protein PilO → MSLAESLESLRKVNLNELDVNNLGSWPGPVKVIAGILLFVAVLALGYNFHLMDLQTQLDQQRSEEETLKQQFATKAFQAANLDAYRQQMVEMEQSFGALLRQLPSDTEVPGLLEDITRTGLGSGLEFEEIKLLPEVTQQFYIELPIQIRVVGGYHDLATFVSGAASLPRIVTLHDFEIKPRGEVGDAKLAMSILAKTYRYNDKGLK
- the pilP gene encoding type 4a pilus biogenesis lipoprotein PilP, which gives rise to MNGSRLIIGSLLLLSLTACDSAGDFADLQAYMNEVRARPKGEIEPLPKFQPYEAFTYSAAAMRSPFQPPVRVDLQKRQKGSAEIKPDETRPKQFLEGFNIEMFQMVGLLANGNGRFALVNGAGGVHRVKVGDYLGRNHGRIVTIADDRIEVVEIVPDGEGGWLERPRTLTLKERS